From a region of the Georgenia yuyongxinii genome:
- a CDS encoding TRAP transporter large permease, with product MTSSIETLPTPPVGDGAATMERPSPAGARGRRPHLLRWGAATVVWALMVAAVVLSIYSADSNLSKGGWGAALLILLLVSGVPVALCMLAVGLVGIHAIVGNTAVIRVLMDVPFGSMASWTLSVLPMFVLMGLILWSSGATERLYRGSQLYLGRLPGGLAVTTNLAGAGLAAASGSTVGITYALARIGVPEMLRAGYDKKYVLSSVLMSGMSGQLIPPSVLLVVYAGVAEVGIGQQLAAGIVPGLLLAASYATYLVIRATLQPRLAPKVEIPRVTMRERVRITGAMLPIPLLSIVVIGGMLLGVFTATEAGAFGAFGALIIGAVYLGRKKFVKAAGSALVGTASSVGQIMFLLFGTAVMSQFMALSGVPGWLVELVSDMNLSRVSLLLLLIAVYIVLGMFLDPIAMILLTVPVMVPILSVYEISPIWFGVFVVILCEVGMVTPPVGILSYVLHRIVQDDDVRLGNRISLGDVFKAALGIIPVALFVILLLIFFPDLVGFFNVDG from the coding sequence ATGACCAGTTCAATTGAGACCCTGCCGACGCCGCCGGTGGGCGACGGAGCCGCGACAATGGAGCGGCCCAGCCCGGCAGGAGCCCGCGGGCGTCGGCCACACCTCCTGCGATGGGGCGCCGCCACGGTGGTGTGGGCCCTCATGGTCGCCGCCGTGGTCCTGTCGATCTACTCGGCGGACAGCAACCTCAGCAAGGGCGGGTGGGGCGCGGCCCTCCTCATCCTGCTGCTCGTCTCCGGCGTCCCGGTCGCACTATGCATGCTCGCCGTCGGGCTCGTCGGGATCCACGCGATCGTCGGGAACACCGCGGTCATCCGCGTACTCATGGATGTGCCGTTCGGGAGCATGGCGAGCTGGACGCTCAGCGTGCTGCCGATGTTCGTGCTCATGGGCCTCATCCTGTGGAGCTCTGGCGCCACCGAGCGGCTCTACCGCGGTTCCCAGCTCTACCTCGGCCGGCTCCCCGGGGGGCTCGCCGTGACGACGAACCTCGCGGGCGCGGGCCTGGCGGCAGCGAGCGGCTCGACGGTGGGAATCACCTACGCGCTCGCCCGGATCGGTGTTCCCGAGATGCTCCGCGCCGGGTACGACAAGAAGTACGTCCTCAGCTCAGTGCTGATGTCCGGGATGAGCGGACAGCTGATCCCGCCGAGCGTCTTGCTCGTGGTCTACGCCGGCGTCGCCGAGGTCGGGATCGGCCAGCAGCTCGCCGCGGGCATCGTGCCGGGACTGCTGCTCGCGGCTTCCTACGCAACCTACCTCGTCATCCGGGCGACCCTCCAGCCCCGGCTGGCACCCAAGGTAGAGATCCCGCGGGTCACGATGCGGGAACGCGTACGGATCACCGGCGCGATGCTCCCCATCCCGCTGCTGTCGATCGTCGTCATCGGAGGCATGCTGCTCGGCGTCTTCACCGCGACGGAGGCGGGCGCGTTCGGCGCCTTCGGCGCGCTGATCATCGGGGCGGTCTACCTCGGACGCAAGAAGTTCGTGAAGGCCGCGGGATCGGCTCTGGTCGGCACTGCTTCGAGCGTCGGGCAGATCATGTTCCTCCTGTTCGGCACTGCCGTGATGAGTCAATTCATGGCGCTGAGCGGGGTCCCGGGCTGGCTGGTCGAGCTTGTCAGCGACATGAACCTCTCGCGGGTCTCGCTCCTGCTGCTCCTCATCGCCGTCTACATCGTCCTCGGCATGTTCCTTGACCCGATAGCCATGATCCTGCTCACCGTGCCGGTGATGGTCCCCATCCTCAGCGTGTACGAAATCTCACCGATCTGGTTCGGCGTGTTTGTGGTCATCCTCTGCGAGGTGGGCATGGTGACGCCGCCGGTGGGGATCCTCTCCTACGTCCTACACCGGATCGTCCAGGACGACGACGTCCGGCTGGGTAACCGGATCAGTCTGGGCGACGTCTTCAAGGCAGCGCTCGGAATCATTCCGGTGGCACTCTTCGTCATCCTCTTGCTGATCTTCTTCCCTGATCTCGTCGGATTCTTCAACGTCGACGGCTGA
- a CDS encoding TRAP transporter small permease, whose product MNRVLNVDTPHRIAAAVSGAAAVALMLWVVADVTMRYVVNSPIAGTLDYVTYVFMPGMSLFGIVVAQHRKEHIDVPILTSRLPEPLRSIISRLSLTVFLVAALAFMWFGYEAAFERMATGEMTSTGDLNIAPWRWMVPVAMALLVIQLVLDLLAPQVPDGVDEEIRDDQFN is encoded by the coding sequence ATGAACAGAGTTCTCAACGTCGACACGCCGCACAGGATTGCCGCGGCAGTGTCAGGCGCCGCGGCCGTCGCGCTCATGCTGTGGGTCGTCGCCGACGTCACCATGCGCTACGTCGTGAACAGCCCCATCGCGGGGACCCTCGACTACGTCACGTACGTGTTCATGCCCGGGATGTCGCTCTTCGGCATCGTGGTTGCGCAGCACCGCAAAGAGCACATCGACGTCCCGATCCTCACGAGCCGACTGCCCGAGCCGCTGCGCTCAATCATCTCTCGGCTGTCGCTGACGGTCTTCCTCGTCGCCGCGCTCGCATTCATGTGGTTCGGGTACGAGGCAGCGTTTGAGCGCATGGCCACCGGTGAGATGACCAGCACCGGAGATCTGAACATCGCTCCCTGGCGGTGGATGGTCCCGGTTGCCATGGCACTGCTCGTGATCCAGCTGGTGCTGGACCTGCTGGCACCGCAGGTGCCCGACGGCGTGGACGAGGAGATTCGTGATGACCAGTTCAATTGA